One window of Micromonas commoda chromosome 1, complete sequence genomic DNA carries:
- a CDS encoding fatty acid desaturase (likely Plastidial delta 12 fatty acid desaturase; expressed): MLSTTSMTCTGCMHIGLSAVKSHNLSRGGRLHWPVSKLTSRSRKPARATTRKTVCPAASSAIQDIPHSGLEGQALRFPTKDDFPTRAEVLTSIPEDCFEKDTVKSLFYAALSAAMTLSCGLLAFAYVPMKLAYLPTWLAYAALTGTIGTGCWVIAHECGHNAFSKNRFIQDAVGYLLHSLLLVPYFSWQRSHAVHHSRTNHLTEGETHVPYVKGEVKGSLNLELHKRLGEGPFAILQLVAHLVFGWPAYLLTGATGGSARGVTNHFIPSINTGPIELFPGSWKKKVWLSDVGVVGFVAILAHWAYNSGLATVAALYFGPYLFVNIWLVLYTWLQHTDTDVPHLAASEWSYIKGAFLTIDRPYGAIFDFLHHRIGSTHVAHHVECAIPHYNALKATDALKQKYPDLYLYDPTPINAALWRVASKCVAVEPRCQGKDTIWTFTTKKQPAVERS; the protein is encoded by the exons ATGCTCTCTACCACAAGCATGACTTGCACGGGATGTATGCACATCGG TCTCTCAGCTGTTAAATCCCACAACTTATCTCGTG GTGGGCGTCTTCACTGGCCCGTTTCCAAGTTGACATCTCGTTCTCGGAAGCCtgctcgcgcgacgacgcgaaaaACCGTCTGCCCTGCCGCTTCCTCCGCCATCCAAGATATACCTCATTCTGGACTTGAGGGACAGGCTCTTAGGTTTCCGACCAAGGATGATTTTCCCACCCGGGCCGAAGTCCTCACGTCGATTCCCGAGGATTGCTTTGAGAAGGATACTGTCAAGTCGTTGTTTTATGCCGCACTTTCAGCCGCTATGACACTTAGTTGTGGTCTTCTTGCTTTCGCATATGTCCCCATGAAGCTTGCATATTTGCCCACCTGGTTAGCATACGCAGCGCTCACGGGCACGATCGGGACTGGGTGTTGGGTAATCGCGCACGAGTGTGGACATAATGCGTTTTCGAAGAATCGATTCATTCAAGATGCTGTTGGATATCTTCTTCACTCTCTTCTCCTCGTACCTTACTTCAGTTGGCAGCGCTCGCATGCTGTTCATCACTCACGAACAAACCATCTCACAGAAGGTGAGACGCATGTTCCCTACGTAAAAGGTGAAGTGAAGGGATCTCTGAATCTTGAGCTTCATAAACGGTTGGGTGAAGGGCCGTTTGCAATCCTACAGCTCGTTGCACACTTAGTGTTCGGCTGGCCAGCTTACCTTTTAACTGGAGCAACTGGCGGGTCCGCTCGAGGGGTGACGAACCATTTCATTCCAAGCATCAACACAGGACCGATCGAGCTATTTCCCGGAAGCTGGAAGAAGAAAGTATGGCTGTCCGAtgttggcgtcgtcggcttcgtcgcTATTCTTGCTCACTGGGCTTACAACTCTGGTCTCGCGACTGTCGCTGCCCTTTATTTCG GGCCGTACTTGTTTGTCAACATCTGGCTAGTGCTTTATACCTGGTTGCAGCACACAGACACCGACGTGCCTCACCTTGCAGCTTCAGAATGGTCATACATAAAGGGTGCTTTCCTCACAATTGACCGCCCATACGGCGCAATTTTTGATTTTCTTCATCACCGCATCGGAAGCACGCATGTTGCCCATCACGTTGAATGCGCTATACCTCACTACAATGCGTTGAAGGCAACAGATGCGCTGAAACAAAAGTACCCGGATCTTTATTTGTATGATCCGACCCCGATAAATGCAGCGCTTTGGCGTGTTGCATCAAAGTGCGTTGCGGTTGAACCGCGTTGTCAGGGCAAGGACACCATATGGACATTCACTACCAAAAAGCAGCCGGCCGTGGAAAGATCATAA
- the SNRPD2|FCP1 gene encoding hypothetical protein (four-cystein-containing hypothetical protein~Alternative splicing variant 2), with protein MVCEARSFGVIVIAQLARHKSPNCKETTKFCEGEFRQRDALGRAQDTAFCVKSST; from the exons ATGGTCTGCGAGGCTCGGTCATTCGGTGTCATCGTGATTGCTCAGCTTGCTCGTCATAAGTCACCAAACTGCAAAGAAACCACAAAGTTCTGCGAAG GCGAGTTCCGCCAACGCGATGCTTTAGGCAGGGCTCAAGATACGGCATTTTGTGTCAAGAGTTCTACTTGA
- the SNRPD2|FCP1 gene encoding small nuclear ribonucleoprotein sm D2 (Similarity to small nuclear ribonucleoprotein Sm D2, also known as snRNP core protein D2; Sm-D2; SNRPD2~Alternative splicing variant 1) has protein sequence MSVQKNEGQDFQAGPLSVLSHSVKTSAQVLISCRNNRKLLGRVKAFDRHCNMVLENVKELWTEIPKTGKGCKKARTISKDRFLSKMFIRGDSVILVLRNPK, from the exons ATGTCAGTGCAG AAGAATGAGGGCCAGGACTTCCAGGCTGGACCTTTATCTGTATTGAGCCACAGTGTGAAGACAAGTGCGCAGGTGCTAATCAGCTGCCGGAATAATCGAAAGCTTCTCGGTCGGGTAAAAGCTTTCGATAGACACTGCAACATGGTCCTGGAGAACGTAAAAGAACTGTGGACCGAGATACCAAAAACCGGGAAGGGATGCAAAAAAGCAAGAACCATAAGCAAAGATCGCTTTCTAAGCAAGATGTTTATTCGCGGAGATTCTGTGATTCTTGTGCTCCGGAATCCGAAATGA
- the PHF5 gene encoding component of splicing factor SF3B (expressed) — protein MARHHPDLIMCRKLPGIAIGRLCEKCDGRCVVCDSFVRPATLVRICDECNYGTNQGRCVICGGPGIADAYYCKGCTTTEKDRDGCPKIINLGSAKTDLFYERKKYGFRK, from the exons ATGGCTCGGCACCACCCTGATTTAATTATGTGCCGCAAGCTACCAGGAATCGCAATTGGCCGGCTGTGCGAAAAAT GCGATGGTAGATGCGTTGTTTGCGATAGCTTCGTGAGACCGGCTACTTTGGTGAGGATCTGTGACGAGTGTAACTACGGTACGAACCAGGGTCGATGTGTGATTTGCGGTGGGCCAGGCATCGCGGATGCTTATTATTGCAAAGGGTGCACCACCACCGAGAAAGACAGAGACGGATGTCCAAAAATAATCAACCTCGGAAGCGCGAAAACGGACTTGTTTTATGAGCGGAAAAAGTATGGCTTTAGAAAGTGA